A window from Rana temporaria chromosome 8, aRanTem1.1, whole genome shotgun sequence encodes these proteins:
- the LOC120909819 gene encoding gastrula zinc finger protein XlCGF17.1-like, producing MVTEEPQTVRDGAVLPKHKRFPCPECGKRFRSNAHLIVHKRSHTGEKPYSCPECGKCFSDKSNLHTHRQLHTGEKPFSCSTCGKCFIKKAELVTHQWTHTGEKPYSCSECGKCFTRKSILSRHQRSHTGEKPYSCPECGKSFPVKAHLYSHLRSHTGEKPHSCPECGKCFSVKSNLYTHQRLHTGEKPFSCSECGKCFSDKPKLHKHQRSHTGLKPYSCPECGKCFSVKCSLSKHQRLHTGEKPYSCPECGKCFSVKSSLYRHQRSHTGEKPFPCSECGKCFSMKSSLLTHQRLHTKEKPYSCPE from the exons ATGGTTA ctgaggaacctcagactgtgcgggacggtgccgtccttccaaaacATAAAAGGtttccctgtcctgagtgcgggaagcgtTTCCGTTCTAATGCCCATCTTAttgtgcataaaagatctcacacgggcgagaagccgtattcctgtcctgagtgcgggaaatgtttttcagataagtccaatcttcACACTCATCGGCAactgcacacgggggagaagccgttttcctgttctacgtgcgggaaatgttttataaaaaaagccGAGCTTGTTACACATCAATGGACTCACACAGGGGAAAAACCTTattcttgttcagagtgcggtaAATGTTTTACCAGGAAATCCATTCTCAGCAGACACCAACggtctcacacaggagagaagccgtattcctgtcctgagtgcgggaaaagttttccAGTAAAGGCCCATCTTTACTCACATCTGAGgtctcacactggggagaagccacattcctgccctgagtgcggaaaatgtttttcggtgaagtccaatctttacacacatcagagattgcacacgggggagaagccgttttcctgttctgagtgcgggaaatgtttttcagataagcccAAGCTTCAcaaacatcaaagatctcacacggggttgaagccgtattcctgtcctgagtgcgggaaatgtttttctgtgAAGtgcagtctttccaaacatcagagattgcacacgggagaaaagccgtattcctgtcccgagtgtggaaaatgtttttcagtgaagtccagtctttacagacatcagagatctcacacgggtgaaAAGCCGTttccctgttctgagtgcggaaaatgtttttcaatgaagtccagtcTTCTCACACACCAGAGATTGCACACgaaggagaagccgtattcctgtcctgagtga